A part of Pelecanus crispus isolate bPelCri1 chromosome 22, bPelCri1.pri, whole genome shotgun sequence genomic DNA contains:
- the LOC142595685 gene encoding feather keratin 3-like: MSCYDLCPPKPSSVAVPQPIAESCNELCARQCPDSTAFIQPPPVVVTFPGPILSSFPQQAVVGSSGAPAFGGSLGLGGLYGAGATLGSGGLCTFGRPYASPACSPCAVPRYSRKLWDTCGPC; the protein is encoded by the coding sequence ATGTCTTGCTACGACCTGTGCCCACCGAAACCCAGCAGCGTCGCCGTCCCCCAGCCCATCGCTGAGAGCTGCAACGAGCTGTGCGCCCGCCAGTGCCCCGACTCGACGGCCTTCATCCAGCCGCCCCCCGTCGTCGTCACCTtccccggccccatcctcagctccttcccccagcaagcCGTGGTGGGCTCCTCCGGAGCACCCGCCtttgggggctccctggggctggggggcctcTACGGCGCCGGGGCCACGCTGGGCTCGGGGGGCCTCTGCACCTTTGGCAGACCCTACGCCTCTcccgcctgcagcccctgcgccGTGCCCCGCTACAGCAGGAAGCTGTGGGACACCTGTGGGCCCTGCTAG